Proteins encoded in a region of the Zea mays cultivar B73 chromosome 2, Zm-B73-REFERENCE-NAM-5.0, whole genome shotgun sequence genome:
- the LOC100502433 gene encoding transcription factor TGAL6 isoform X1: MMELYSGYLEDHFNLHKLSSASPPQYMTPAASPAQFAPAPLRMGYGRPAPVMGMWSSEPFKVDSGGHATCSASTVMEADTKLETSRLQDVPQVALEPERSTDQETSRPPERVRTVMRRLAQNREAARKSRLRKKAYIQQLETSRMKLAQLELELQRARRQQGAYANGSMGDPALGYTGSIDPGVAAFEIEYRHWVDEQKRHTAELMSALQGQQTSELELRLLVETGLSNYEHLFRIKALAANADVFHVMSGVWKTPAERFFLWIGGFRPSEVLKILSPQLEPLAEAQRMLVGGLQHTSTQAEDALSQGMEKLQQNLAEILTAEADPFGAPDAYMLQMATAVEKLKELVNFVTQADHLRLMTLQQMHKILTTRQAARGLLALGDYFQRLRTLSSLWAARPREAAIS, encoded by the exons ATGATGGAGCTCTACTCCGGATATCTTGAAGATCATTTCAACCTCCACAAGCTAAG CTCCGCCTCGCCGCCGCAGTACATGACGCCGGCGGCGTCGCCCGCGCAGTTCGCGCCGGCGCCCCTCAGGATGGGGTACGGGCGGCCGGCGCCCGTGATGGGCATGTGGAGCAGCGAGCCGTTCAAGGTCGACAGCGGCGGGCACGCCACCTGCAGCGCGTCCACCGTCATGGAGGCGGACACCAAGCTCGAGACAAGCAGG CTACAAGATGTTCCACAGGTAGCACTCGAGCCAGAGAGGAGTACGGATCAGGAAACGAGCAGGCCGCCAGAGAGGGTACGTACG GTCATGAGAAGGCTCGCGCAGAACAGGGAGGCTGCTCGGAAGAGTCGCCTGCGGAAAAAG GCCTACATCCAGCAGCTAGAGACAAGCCGGATGAAGCTGGCCCAGCTAGAGCTGGAGCTTCAACGGGCTCGACGGCAGCAG GGCGCGTACGCAAATgggagcatgggagacccagctcTCGGATACACAGGGTCGATCGATCCAG GCGTCGCCGCGTTCGAGATCGAATACAGGCACTGGGTGGACGAGCAGAAGCGGCACACGGCGGAGCTGATGTCGGCGCTCCAGGGGCAGCAGACGTCGGAGCTGGAGCTCCGCTTGCTGGTGGAGACGGGGCTCAGCAACTACGAGCACCTCTTCAGGATCAAGGCGCTGGCCGCCAACGCGGACGTGTTCCACGTCATGTCGGGCGTGTGGAAGACCCCCGCCGAGAGGTTCTTCCTCTGGATCGGCGGGTTCAGGCCGTCGGAGGTCCTAAAG ATTCTGAGCCCGCAGCTGGAGCCGCTGGCGGAGGCGCAGCGCATGCTCGTGGGCGGCCTCCAGCACACGTCAACGCAGGCGGAGGACGCGCTGTCGCAGGGCATGGAGAAGCTACAGCAGAACCTCGCCGAGATCCTGACCGCCGAGGCTGACCCCTTCGGGGCCCCCGACGCCTACATGCTGCAGATGGCCACTGCGGTGGAGAAGCTGAAAGAGCTCGTCAACTTCGTCACCCAG GCGGACCATCTCCGGCTGATGACGCTGCAACAGATGCACAAGATCCTGACGACGCGGCAGGCGGCCAGGGGCCTGCTGGCGCTCGGCGACTACTTCCAGCGCCTCCGCACGCTGAGCTCGCTGTGGGCGGCGCGCCCGCGGGAGGCGGCGATTAGCTAG
- the LOC100502433 gene encoding transcription factor TGAL6 isoform X3: MTPAASPAQFAPAPLRMGYGRPAPVMGMWSSEPFKVDSGGHATCSASTVMEADTKLETSRLQDVPQVALEPERSTDQETSRPPERVRTVMRRLAQNREAARKSRLRKKAYIQQLETSRMKLAQLELELQRARRQQGAYANGSMGDPALGYTGSIDPGVAAFEIEYRHWVDEQKRHTAELMSALQGQQTSELELRLLVETGLSNYEHLFRIKALAANADVFHVMSGVWKTPAERFFLWIGGFRPSEVLKILSPQLEPLAEAQRMLVGGLQHTSTQAEDALSQGMEKLQQNLAEILTAEADPFGAPDAYMLQMATAVEKLKELVNFVTQADHLRLMTLQQMHKILTTRQAARGLLALGDYFQRLRTLSSLWAARPREAAIS, translated from the exons ATGACGCCGGCGGCGTCGCCCGCGCAGTTCGCGCCGGCGCCCCTCAGGATGGGGTACGGGCGGCCGGCGCCCGTGATGGGCATGTGGAGCAGCGAGCCGTTCAAGGTCGACAGCGGCGGGCACGCCACCTGCAGCGCGTCCACCGTCATGGAGGCGGACACCAAGCTCGAGACAAGCAGG CTACAAGATGTTCCACAGGTAGCACTCGAGCCAGAGAGGAGTACGGATCAGGAAACGAGCAGGCCGCCAGAGAGGGTACGTACG GTCATGAGAAGGCTCGCGCAGAACAGGGAGGCTGCTCGGAAGAGTCGCCTGCGGAAAAAG GCCTACATCCAGCAGCTAGAGACAAGCCGGATGAAGCTGGCCCAGCTAGAGCTGGAGCTTCAACGGGCTCGACGGCAGCAG GGCGCGTACGCAAATgggagcatgggagacccagctcTCGGATACACAGGGTCGATCGATCCAG GCGTCGCCGCGTTCGAGATCGAATACAGGCACTGGGTGGACGAGCAGAAGCGGCACACGGCGGAGCTGATGTCGGCGCTCCAGGGGCAGCAGACGTCGGAGCTGGAGCTCCGCTTGCTGGTGGAGACGGGGCTCAGCAACTACGAGCACCTCTTCAGGATCAAGGCGCTGGCCGCCAACGCGGACGTGTTCCACGTCATGTCGGGCGTGTGGAAGACCCCCGCCGAGAGGTTCTTCCTCTGGATCGGCGGGTTCAGGCCGTCGGAGGTCCTAAAG ATTCTGAGCCCGCAGCTGGAGCCGCTGGCGGAGGCGCAGCGCATGCTCGTGGGCGGCCTCCAGCACACGTCAACGCAGGCGGAGGACGCGCTGTCGCAGGGCATGGAGAAGCTACAGCAGAACCTCGCCGAGATCCTGACCGCCGAGGCTGACCCCTTCGGGGCCCCCGACGCCTACATGCTGCAGATGGCCACTGCGGTGGAGAAGCTGAAAGAGCTCGTCAACTTCGTCACCCAG GCGGACCATCTCCGGCTGATGACGCTGCAACAGATGCACAAGATCCTGACGACGCGGCAGGCGGCCAGGGGCCTGCTGGCGCTCGGCGACTACTTCCAGCGCCTCCGCACGCTGAGCTCGCTGTGGGCGGCGCGCCCGCGGGAGGCGGCGATTAGCTAG
- the LOC103645875 gene encoding uncharacterized protein isoform X2 has protein sequence MGRHAGGVLLALTVVLLLAAASGGVRPADPAAGANNNGLAHGSTAAAEMVVAAPSAAQQLQLQGRRSKDDDGVLLREEVVRATGSSLPDCSHACGACSPCSRVMVSFKCSAAEPLPCPMVYRCMCRGKCYPVPSS, from the exons ATGGGGAGGCACGCTGGCGGCGTCCTTCTCGCTCTGACGGTGGTGCTGCTGCTCGCCGCCGCGAGTGGTGGCGTCAGACCAGCTGATCCTG CTGCTGGGGCCAATAATAACGGACTGGCGCATGGATCAACGGCGGCGGCGGAGATGGTCGTAGCTGCGCCGTCAGCTGCACAGCAG CTGCAGCTGCAGGGGAGGAGAAGCAAGGACGACGACGGCGTGCTTCTGCGGGAGGAGGTGGTGCGCGCGACGGGGTCGAGCCTCCCGGACTGCTCGCACGCGTGCGGGGCGTGCTCGCCGTGCAGCCGCGTCATGGTCAGCTTCAAGTGCTCCGCGGCCGAGCCGCTGCCGTGCCCCATGGTGTACCGCTGCATGTGCAGGGGCAAGTGCTACCCGGTGCCCTCCAGCTGA
- the LOC100502433 gene encoding transcription factor TGAL6 isoform X2 codes for MMELYSGYLEDHFNLHKLSSASPPQYMTPAASPAQFAPAPLRMGYGRPAPVMGMWSSEPFKVDSGGHATCSASTVMEADTKLETSRLQDVPQVALEPERSTDQETSRPPERVMRRLAQNREAARKSRLRKKAYIQQLETSRMKLAQLELELQRARRQQGAYANGSMGDPALGYTGSIDPGVAAFEIEYRHWVDEQKRHTAELMSALQGQQTSELELRLLVETGLSNYEHLFRIKALAANADVFHVMSGVWKTPAERFFLWIGGFRPSEVLKILSPQLEPLAEAQRMLVGGLQHTSTQAEDALSQGMEKLQQNLAEILTAEADPFGAPDAYMLQMATAVEKLKELVNFVTQADHLRLMTLQQMHKILTTRQAARGLLALGDYFQRLRTLSSLWAARPREAAIS; via the exons ATGATGGAGCTCTACTCCGGATATCTTGAAGATCATTTCAACCTCCACAAGCTAAG CTCCGCCTCGCCGCCGCAGTACATGACGCCGGCGGCGTCGCCCGCGCAGTTCGCGCCGGCGCCCCTCAGGATGGGGTACGGGCGGCCGGCGCCCGTGATGGGCATGTGGAGCAGCGAGCCGTTCAAGGTCGACAGCGGCGGGCACGCCACCTGCAGCGCGTCCACCGTCATGGAGGCGGACACCAAGCTCGAGACAAGCAGG CTACAAGATGTTCCACAGGTAGCACTCGAGCCAGAGAGGAGTACGGATCAGGAAACGAGCAGGCCGCCAGAGAGG GTCATGAGAAGGCTCGCGCAGAACAGGGAGGCTGCTCGGAAGAGTCGCCTGCGGAAAAAG GCCTACATCCAGCAGCTAGAGACAAGCCGGATGAAGCTGGCCCAGCTAGAGCTGGAGCTTCAACGGGCTCGACGGCAGCAG GGCGCGTACGCAAATgggagcatgggagacccagctcTCGGATACACAGGGTCGATCGATCCAG GCGTCGCCGCGTTCGAGATCGAATACAGGCACTGGGTGGACGAGCAGAAGCGGCACACGGCGGAGCTGATGTCGGCGCTCCAGGGGCAGCAGACGTCGGAGCTGGAGCTCCGCTTGCTGGTGGAGACGGGGCTCAGCAACTACGAGCACCTCTTCAGGATCAAGGCGCTGGCCGCCAACGCGGACGTGTTCCACGTCATGTCGGGCGTGTGGAAGACCCCCGCCGAGAGGTTCTTCCTCTGGATCGGCGGGTTCAGGCCGTCGGAGGTCCTAAAG ATTCTGAGCCCGCAGCTGGAGCCGCTGGCGGAGGCGCAGCGCATGCTCGTGGGCGGCCTCCAGCACACGTCAACGCAGGCGGAGGACGCGCTGTCGCAGGGCATGGAGAAGCTACAGCAGAACCTCGCCGAGATCCTGACCGCCGAGGCTGACCCCTTCGGGGCCCCCGACGCCTACATGCTGCAGATGGCCACTGCGGTGGAGAAGCTGAAAGAGCTCGTCAACTTCGTCACCCAG GCGGACCATCTCCGGCTGATGACGCTGCAACAGATGCACAAGATCCTGACGACGCGGCAGGCGGCCAGGGGCCTGCTGGCGCTCGGCGACTACTTCCAGCGCCTCCGCACGCTGAGCTCGCTGTGGGCGGCGCGCCCGCGGGAGGCGGCGATTAGCTAG
- the LOC103645875 gene encoding uncharacterized protein isoform X3, with amino-acid sequence MGRHAGGVLLALTVVLLLAAASGGVRPADPAAGANNNGLAHGSTAAAEMVVAAPSAAQQLQGRRSKDDDGVLLREEVVRATGSSLPDCSHACGACSPCSRVMVSFKCSAAEPLPCPMVYRCMCRGKCYPVPSS; translated from the exons ATGGGGAGGCACGCTGGCGGCGTCCTTCTCGCTCTGACGGTGGTGCTGCTGCTCGCCGCCGCGAGTGGTGGCGTCAGACCAGCTGATCCTG CTGCTGGGGCCAATAATAACGGACTGGCGCATGGATCAACGGCGGCGGCGGAGATGGTCGTAGCTGCGCCGTCAGCTGCACAGCAG CTGCAGGGGAGGAGAAGCAAGGACGACGACGGCGTGCTTCTGCGGGAGGAGGTGGTGCGCGCGACGGGGTCGAGCCTCCCGGACTGCTCGCACGCGTGCGGGGCGTGCTCGCCGTGCAGCCGCGTCATGGTCAGCTTCAAGTGCTCCGCGGCCGAGCCGCTGCCGTGCCCCATGGTGTACCGCTGCATGTGCAGGGGCAAGTGCTACCCGGTGCCCTCCAGCTGA
- the LOC103645875 gene encoding uncharacterized protein isoform X1 — MGRHAGGVLLALTVVLLLAAASGGVRPADPAAGANNNGLAHGSTAAAEMVVAAPSAAQQVYPYIYILSCRPDDSTDLNHQRRYHACASTDHHVRLAAAAGEEKQGRRRRASAGGGGARDGVEPPGLLARVRGVLAVQPRHGQLQVLRGRAAAVPHGVPLHVQGQVLPGALQLTMVPIDSLVAAAGMEMTIAMMTSPATYE, encoded by the exons ATGGGGAGGCACGCTGGCGGCGTCCTTCTCGCTCTGACGGTGGTGCTGCTGCTCGCCGCCGCGAGTGGTGGCGTCAGACCAGCTGATCCTG CTGCTGGGGCCAATAATAACGGACTGGCGCATGGATCAACGGCGGCGGCGGAGATGGTCGTAGCTGCGCCGTCAGCTGCACAGCAGGTATATccgtatatatatatactgtCATGTCGACCAGACGACTCCACGGATCTGAATCATCAACGCAGATATCATGCATGCGCTAGCACTGATCATCACGTACGTTTAGCTGCAGCTGCAGGGGAGGAGAAGCAAGGACGACGACGGCGTGCTTCTGCGGGAGGAGGTGGTGCGCGCGACGGGGTCGAGCCTCCCGGACTGCTCGCACGCGTGCGGGGCGTGCTCGCCGTGCAGCCGCGTCATGGTCAGCTTCAAGTGCTCCGCGGCCGAGCCGCTGCCGTGCCCCATGGTGTACCGCTGCATGTGCAGGGGCAAGTGCTACCCGGTGCCCTCCAGCTGACGATGGTGCCGATCGATTCATTAGTCGCCGCCGCCGGGATGGAGATGACGATCGCCATGATGACCTCACCTGCTACGTACGAGTAG